From one Nonomuraea polychroma genomic stretch:
- a CDS encoding sulfurtransferase, with protein sequence MTSFPTNPSAGPLITPEGLAALGDVTLLDVRWRLGGPPGIELYREGHIPGAVYCDLDTDLAAPPGAGGRHPLPEAEAFQSAMRRLGVRDDRPVVVYDDVGSTVAARAWWALRYFGHQDVRVLDGGLSAWTAARLPTTKETPSVKEGDFTARPGGMPVLTAEQAAALAAEGVLLDARAAERYRGEVEPVDPVAGHVPGAVSAPTMDNVGPDGRFLDPAALRARFAELGVGEGVQAGAYCGSGVTAAHEVLALEVAGLPAALYVGSWSNWVADPSRPVATG encoded by the coding sequence GTGACGAGCTTCCCGACGAACCCGTCGGCGGGTCCGCTGATCACTCCGGAGGGACTCGCCGCGCTCGGCGACGTGACGCTGCTGGACGTACGCTGGCGGCTCGGCGGCCCGCCCGGGATCGAGCTCTACCGTGAAGGTCACATTCCGGGCGCCGTCTACTGCGACCTCGACACCGATCTCGCGGCCCCTCCCGGCGCGGGCGGCCGGCACCCCCTGCCTGAGGCGGAGGCGTTCCAGAGCGCGATGCGCCGCCTCGGGGTGCGCGACGACCGGCCGGTGGTGGTCTATGACGACGTCGGCTCCACCGTCGCCGCCAGGGCGTGGTGGGCACTGCGGTATTTCGGGCACCAGGACGTCCGCGTGCTTGACGGCGGCCTGTCCGCGTGGACCGCGGCCCGGCTGCCGACCACGAAGGAGACACCGTCGGTGAAGGAAGGGGACTTCACGGCGCGGCCCGGCGGGATGCCGGTGCTGACCGCTGAGCAGGCGGCCGCGCTGGCGGCCGAGGGCGTGCTGCTCGACGCGAGGGCGGCCGAACGCTACCGGGGCGAGGTGGAGCCGGTCGATCCGGTGGCCGGGCACGTTCCCGGGGCCGTCAGCGCGCCGACCATGGACAACGTCGGGCCCGACGGCAGGTTCCTCGATCCTGCCGCGCTCCGGGCCAGGTTCGCGGAGCTGGGCGTGGGCGAGGGGGTCCAGGCGGGGGCGTACTGCGGCTCGGGGGTGACGGCCGCGCACGAGGTGCTCGCGCTCGAGGTGGCGGGCCTGCCCGCCGCACTCTACGTGGGCTCCTGGTCCAACTGGGTGGCCGACCCTTCGAGACCCGTGGCCACCGGCTGA